The DNA segment TCGATTTCAAAAAACATTTTTGGGAACCGGAAGTGAGTGCTGGGTAATTTGTTTTTTTGCTTGAAGAATTGAAATAACGGGTTTCAATCATTAATAGGCAAATCAACTTTTCTGACATACCAATACCCGTATTCGTATTCAAAAGTCATGCTCCCATTTCCTGAATAGTTGATTTTGGCATCTGTTCCTTTAATTTTTGCCCAAAAATCGATGTTGAATTCCACTTTTGCATTTTGTTCGTCGAAAACTATATTCTTGAATTCAAAAAACTGGATTTTAAATGTTTTGAATAACGATCTAAAAGTGTTTAATTCTTCGTGATTTGAAGCGTCTTTACTATGATAATCATCATAAAAACTAGATTTTGTATTGAAGAACATTTTCAAAAAATCTTCAGTTGCATGCTTTAAATCGTACTCGTGATTTTGGTGAAAATCCTCGTAAATAAAATTGGTTACCATTCCGGGAACACTTATGTCGTCAATTTCATGAAGAAATAGCTCATCGGTTATGAAATTGTAAATCAAGCGATTGTTGTTTTCGTAATTGGCAAGAACTTCCAGGGCGAGTCCGTTTTGATTCATTAAATCCATAATTCGTTCCAATTCAATACTAATTTCTTCGTCAGACAAGGTTGTGCCGATTTTGAATTTAGGACTGCCTATTTTCTCGAAAACAGAAATTGGTTTGGCATTTTGGAAAGCTTTTTCAAAATTGGAAACATAATCCAAAAACTGACCCTCAATTTCTGGAGGCAAATTGCTGTTGGTGTTTTTAGAAAAGTCCATGCCGTATTCCAGATCGAGTTTAAGTTTTTTAAACTCGTTCTCTTCTTCAATGCTTAATTTTGGAAGTTCTTTTTCGCTGTCGTCTTCTTTATTCATTGTTGTTTTTTTTAACGATTTCGGTCATTCTCAAAATATAGTCTTCTATGGGTTCTCCTTCTAAGATCGGGATATGTTCCAGTACACTGCTCAAACTGTTTATCAAATTTGAATATCGGTTGAAGATTTCTTCGAGTAATTTTTCGTCTCTGGTTTCCCAAAATTGACCTTCATCCGTGAAAGTGTTGTTTGGAAAAGCTTCGTCAAAAATCGAAAATTTCCATTTATTTGCGATGCAAATATCTGTAACTTCTTCAATCAATTTTTTTAAAGATTGTGGTTTTTTTAGTTTGCCTTTGTAATGAAAACTTAAGCCCATATTTTCTTGTTTGACAATCATAAATGAACGAATTTTTGTAATTATTTCCAAATTTTTTTTTAATTTTCAAATAATTGCAAATTCTTCATCCTTTTGCATTCTGGCTATCAAACATTGCGCCTTTTAAACTTTGCCGTTTCGGTACTTCTTTACTATCTTTGTAATCTAAAATCAGTTTAAATAAACATAATATTTCAATTGAATAATCATCAGTTGAAAACATACACAGCACATGAAATTAGATAGAAAAGAAATACTTAAAGCATTAGAAACCATTACCGTTGCCGGTGAAGGTAAAAATATGGTGGAAAGCGGTGCGATTGCTAACGTTGTCACTTTTGGTGATGAGGTTGTTGTAGATTTAGTATTGCATGCTCCGGCTTTGCACATCCGAAAAAGAGCCGAAGAAGACATCAATAAAACTATTTTGGAAAAGGTTTCGGCTGAGGCCAAAGTCAAAATCAATGTCAAAATTGAAACTCCGGAAAAAGTGGAAATTAAAGGAAAAGCAATTCCTGGAATACAAAATATTATCGCAGTTGCCTCTGGAAAAGGAGGAGTTGGAAAATCTACCGTTACGGCAAATTTGGCAGTATCGCTAGCGAAAATGGGATTCTCGGTAGGAATTCTTGATGCCGATATTTATGGACCGTCAATGCCCATCATGTTTGACGTGGAAACTGCAAAACCACTTTCTGTTGAGGTGGATGGAAAATCAAAAATGAAACCTATCGAAAATTACGATGTCAAAATACTTTCGATAGGATTTTTTACTTCTCCGAGTCAAGCCGTTATGTGGCGTGGGCCAATGGCGGCAAAAGCATTAAACCAAATGATTTTTGATGCCGATTGGGGCGAGTTAGACTTTTTGTTAATCGATTTGCCACCAGGAACAGGAGATATTCATTTGTCCATCGTTCAATCTTTGCCAATAACGGGTGCGGTTGTCGTGAGTACACCACAAGCCGTGGCACTTGCTGATGCCAAGAAAGGTGTTGCCATGTTCATGTCTGAAGCCATAAATGTTCCTGTTTTGGGAATTATTGAAAATATGGCTTATTTCACGCCGGAAGAATTGCCTAACAATAAATATTACATCTTCGGAAAAGAAGGTGCCAAAAATCTTGCAGAAGATTTAGCCGTTCCATTTTTGGGAGAAGTTCCAATTGTGCAATCTATTCGTGAAGCCGGCGATTTTGGTCGTCCAGCAGCCCTGCAAACGGGTTCGATTATAGAAACTGTTTTTGAGAACATTACCCGAAACGTAGTCCAAGAAGTAGTAAGCAGAAACGAAAATTTGCCTGCTACCGAAGCCGTAAAAATAACAACAATGGCAGGTTGTTCATCAGTAAAAAAATAATCCTGAAATTCACCTAAATGGTGATTAAAATATAAAAATGACAACAGAAGAAATTACCAATAATGTGCTAAAGGCGCTTGAAGAAATCAGGCCTTTTTTGAATTCTGACGGTGGCGACATTAAACTCATCTCCATCGAAGATGATAAACATGTAAAAGTTCGTCTTGAAGGAGCATGTACCAGTTGTAGCGTGAGTCACATGACATTGAGAGCCGGTGTGGAAACCACCATCAAAAAATATGCTCCAGAAATAGAAACTGTTGTCAATATTGCCTAGGAAATCAAGGTTTAATCCTGTTTTCAATGCATCAAAACACAAGCAAATATACATTACCCCAATTCCTAGCGATTAAATAATGGACGTATTAATAAAAATAAAAGACCGAGAAGGAGCTGTACATGAACTGCAAGCTCCAACTGATATGGCAATGAATATTATGGAACTTTGCAAAGCCTACGAGCTTCCTGTAGAGGGAACTTGTGGCGGAATGGCAATGTGTGCATCTTGTCAGTGCTATGTTCTTAACAAAGTGGAGTTGCCTTCAATGGGTGACGATGAAGAAGCCATGCTTTCAGAAGCTTTCCATGTGAAACCAAATAGCCGTTTGGGTTGTCAAATCCCTATTACCATGGATTTGGAAGGTCTAGAATTAGAATTGGCACCTGAATAATAAAACGCTTGTTTTAAGAAATTAGTTTTTCTGAATCTTGCAGTTTTTTGCCAAAAAATCCAAAACCTAGACTATTTTAATTCCAAGCCAATATTTCGATATGGATATATCAGTAAAAATCACAGACCGAAGAGGTCAAACTCACGAAGTAAAAGTTCCAACAGATATGGGGCTGAACATGATGCAAGTGGTTCAAGCTTATGAACTGGAGCCATTTGGAACCGTTGGGATGTGTGGAGGAAAGCTAATGTGTCCTACCTGCCAATGTTACGTTCAAAACGAGGTTAACTTACCGGAAAAAAGAGAAGAAGAATTGGGCACACTTTCCAGATTATTGCACGTGAAATCCAATAGTCGTTTGAGTTGCCAGATTCCCGTTACCAAAGAATTGGACGGAATAGAAATAGAACTGGCACCGTTGTTTTAGGTAGCAAAAATTCATAAAAAAAGGCTTTTCAGAGATGAAAAGCCTTTTTTTGTTTATTTTCAATGGATTAAGCCATTTCCATCTTCATCATGATTTGCTCTTCAATGGCATTCCAAAGCCCGATGCGTTTTTCTAGAGCCAATACGGAAACAGCTTCCGCTTCTGCCCATTTTTGCGCATCGGTTCCGCAAAGTTCCGAAATCATTTTCATTGCCATTGGGCCATGTTCATCAGCGTCCAATTCTATATGTCTTTCAAAATAATAAATTAATTTGCTTAAATCGGTTTCGGGAAAATTTTCCTGAAAGTTTTTCAAGATTACGGTAAACATACTGGGAATCAAATCCTCTCTTCCAAAGGTGAAGGCGGCCGCAATTTCATGTGTTTTGCCTTCGTCAATAATTCTAAAAGTAAAGTCTAAAAAAGTTTTAATATTGGGGTGCAAGTTGCTTTTTTTGATGGCAACAAATATATTGTGAAGCGAATTAAGTTCTGATAAAAAATGCTCAATGCCGGCGGTGTCTGCGCCACAAGCTTGCATTGCTTCAATATACATTTCATAATGACTTAGGTGGCGACCATCAATCGTCAAGTCGGATTCTTCGGCAAGCACAATTTCATTTATCAAATACCTGATTTCTGGATTTTCTGTGGCAAACCAAGGGGTAGTCGTGCAGGTCAATTTGGCTTGCAAAGCTTTTAACAATGACATAAAATCCCAAACGGCATAAACGTGATTTTCTAAAAAGCAGTTTAAAGACTCGATATTTTTCACCTTTCCGTACAAGGAATGTTGTAGTAGCAGTTTTTTTTGCGGTTGGATTCTACGGTTTATTGTTGCAATCTTCATATTTTAATTTTTTATAAATATAAAAAAGCTTCTCGTTTCCAAGAAGCATTTACTATCGAATTTATGAATAGTTTAATAGTTTTATGCTACTTGAAAGCAGAAATTCCCGTGATGTCCATTCCGGTAATCAATAAATGAATGTCGTGTGTCCCTTCATAAGTTATCACCGATTCTAAATTCATCATGTGACGCATAATCGAATATTCGCCTGTTATTCCCATTCCTCCCAGTATTTGTCTGGCTTCACGGGCAATTTGAATCGCCATGTTCACGTTGTTTCTTTTGGCCATTGATATTTGTGCAGTGGTGGCTTTTCCTTCGTTTCGCAAAACACCCAATCGCCAAGTCAATAATTGAGCTTTGGTGATTTCGGTAATCATTTCGGCCAATTTCTTTTGTTGCAATTGTGTTCCTGCAATGGGTTTGTCAAATTGGATTCTTTCCTTGGCATAACGCAAAGCCGTGTCGTAACAATCCATCGCAGCGCCAATCGCTCCCCAAGCAATACCATAACGAGCCGAATCTAAGCAACCCAAAGGCGCTCCCAATCCTGATTTGTTTGGTAATAAATTTTTTTTTGGCACTTTCACGTTATCAAAAATCAGTTCTCCTGTTGCCGATGCACGAAGTGACCATTTATTATGCGTTTCTGGAGTTGTAAAACCTTGCATTCCACGTTCTACAATTAAACCGTGAATTCTTCCTGTTTCGTCTTTTGCCCAAACGATGGCAATGTCGGCAAAAGGCGCATTCGAAATCCACATTTTGGCACCATTTAATAAATAATGGTCACCCATATCTTTGAAATGGGTAATCATACTGCCTGGATCAGAGCCATAATTGGGTTCGGTCAAGCCAAAGCATCCCATCAATTCTCCCGAAGCCAGTTTGGGTAAATATTTCATTCGTTGTTCCTCGTTTCCGTATTTCCAAATGGGGTACATCACCAAAGATGATTGCACCGAAGCCGTGGATCGAACGCCAGAATCGCCTCTTTCTATTTCTTGCATAATCAAACCGTATGAAATTTGATCCAATCCAGCTCCACCGTATTCTTCAGGAATATAAGGGCCAAAAGCGCCAATCTCAGCCAAACCCTTGATGATTTGTTTCGGAAATTCCGCCTTTTGCGCATAGTCTTCGATGATGGGCGAAATCTCTCGTTTGACCCATTCACGTGCCGCTTGGCGAACCAATTTATGCTCGTCCGTCAATAATTCGTCAAGGTTATAATAATCTGGAGCTTGAAATAAGTCTGGTTTCATAATTGGAAAATTGAGTCTAACAAAGCTACATAAAGAAACAGAACAAATAGGGAAAGTAGTGTGTTTTTACCAAATCCACCATTCCATTTTAACGCCTATATATTGTCCCCAACTTTTTGTCCCACTTTGGGCGAGATATGGAGAGTAGAGATTGTCGGCCGCAAATTGGTTATAATGTGCCACACTATAGACGAATCTAAAATGAGGTCTTTCCCATACATCTCTTTTGGCGGTTGGAACCAATGTGGGGGCGATGGTGAATTTGGTCATTTGCGCAAAATCTTGCGTACCGTCTTTTCGCCAAGCAAAATCGAGTTCGTGCAATAAATGAAGCCAGTTATTGATGTAATACGTTCCTCTTGCGCCAAAAGCGATGTCCTGTTTCTGGTTGAACAACATTTGTTTTCCCAGATAATCGGGTGCTTTGTCGTCGCTGTCGCTGGCACCTTTGCTTTTCGTATAAATGGCATAGCCGTTAAGCGAATATTTTTCGTTGAGGTTCAACAAAAAAGTTTCGGTAAGGGCGATTGAATAGGCTTTCTTGAAACTGTTGGTTTCGAGGTTTGGCGCGCCATAAGTCATATAAGTTCGGCTACTTCCTCCGTCTCCACCATTGGCAATTCCTGTTCCAATTCGAGCACTTACAGCATTAAATGAACCGGGAAGTTTGGTAGAAATGCTTTTGTTGTATTTTGCACCAAGAACAAATCCATAATCGGCTGGATAACTGTATTGTGTGGTGTTGTCTTTGGCGATTCCCGCTGGAAGTCGTTGAAATTCCCCCATTAATTTTACATAACCTTTGCGAATATTTAAAGTATGTTCCAAAATAGAAACATACCTGTTACGCAATCCCAAAGTAGGCGTTCCGTTGACAATATTTAGGTAAAAATTGGGAGGCAATGTCGAGGTTGTATCAATGGAACCCGTAAAAATTACCGAAAATTTGGTGTTTTTGTGTTGTATTCCCACACCTTGACCTGAATGATCATCAAAATAAAAATGGTCAATGATATGAATGTCGTCGTTGCGGAATAATCGGGCTCCAATCCAAACACTCCAATCGCTGCCCATTATGTTTTTGGCTTCGGCAAATAATTCGGGCAAAGCAGTCGTGATGCCGCCAATGGATTTGTTGGATACATTGCCGATTAATTGTCCTTGGGTGGTATAAAAGGCAAATCGTGCCTGAACATTGATTTTGGTGGTGTCTTTGCCGGTATTTGTGGGTTTGAAGTGCATTGCGGTGGCCAATTCCAGATAGTCATTTTCTTCAAATCGTCCTCCTATGGAACCCATTCCGTTTAAATTGAGCGATTGCGGAAAGGCGGCTTCCGTTCCCAGTCCATAACCTATTCCAGCTCGGCCATACGTGCCAAAAGAAAAATTTTTGTTGGAAATAACCGGAGCTTGAGCCAACAATTCCAGTGTTAAAAACAAGGTCAAAAAGAGGGTAAAATTTGTTTTCATATTCTTGATGATGGGTTAGTTTTTATTATGTTATCTAGTTTGAAATAAGTCTGGTTTCATAATTTGAGAATTGAAGGTCTAACAAAGCTACGGAAAGAAATAGAAGAAATTCTGTATTTTTTTTTACTTTTTGATGATGTGTTAAGAGGTTTTTGTTGGTGTTTTTTTTATGTCATGTTGGTTTTGAATAGATATTTTTTCAAAAAAAAACTATTTACTTAAAGACTTGGTTATTGGTTGTTATTTATTTTAAAAAGTGATAAATAAAAAAGCTATTATTCCAATTATACCTAAAATCATTAAAAGTATACTTAGAAGAATAAAAAGTCTTGCAAGTAAATCATATTTTTTAATTTTTACTGCAACAGTTTTAATATCAATTGGAAGGTCTAGGGCTTCTATTTGTTCCATTTTAAGAACACTATTAAAAACGTTAAAAGTGAAAAACTGTGAAGTGAAATTAAAGATTAATGATGTTGCAAGAAATAGACCTGATAGCTTTAAAGAGGTAGTAATTGTAAGTTTCTGTTCATATAAAAACTTCATTAATTCTAAAACTATATAAATTCCTGCTCCACAAACGGTAACAATAAGATAGTCAAATCGTTTTTGAGAGGTTCCGTGGTCTTCTCGACTTCTTTTATAAAGTTCTTTTATATATTCATTTGCTTTCTCAGCAATTTTTTCAGGTTCTTTATTTATTTCCATTTATGTTTTTATTTGGGTGTGTTTTGAAATATACTAAAACTTCTTCTTTTAGTTCATAAAATTTATGAAGCTCTTCTTTTGCATTTTTGGTTTTAATATCGCCAGAAGAATTCATAACTTCAAGCCTATCAGGCAGTCTTGTAAAAGATGTTTTCCCTTCAATTTTTTCCATTTTATAAAGAGGGACTATTGGAATATGTGCAAAAGAATTTCTAATTGAAGACATTTCTTGTATTTTAGAAATTATTTTTTTATCAAAGTCATTAATATTTCGTAGTACTTTAAGTTTTGCGCCCGTTGAAATTATTGAAGAATTTAATAAGATTTTGGTAAATTCTTTTGAGTCTTGAGGATTAAAATATTCAACAATAACTACATCAATTTTTTTTTCAATAAAATTCATACTATCAATTATCCAACCTCTAGTCTCTTCTAAATTAAATTCAGATATATCATCTTTATAGGTTTTCTTAAAAAAATGATTTTCCATAATTATTGTTTTTGTAGCAAATAAACTAACCATTCAAATTTAAGAAAATATTTATAAGTATAAACGGATTTATTTAAAAAAGAACTGTTCTAAATCAGAACTACATCTTCAAATAAAAATCCTTTGTCAAGGCGATATATTCTGGAGTATAAAGGTGTCGCGCGTTTTCGATGACTAATTCATCAATAGGGAAATTTGGAGTTTCATTTCGGCTAAAAGCTAAAAGACTGCGTTTAATTTCGGTGGTTGGGGTTCCTTTTACGCGGGTAATTTTTAGGGGAAATAATTCGTACTCTTTGGCCAAAGCCAGAAAAGATTCTTCTTCCTTGAAAGGAATAATAACGGAGAAGATTCCGTTTTCAGAAAGTAATAAAGCGGCGGCTTCCATCAAATCCTCAAAAGGCATTGCATCTTGAAAACGCGCCAAGTCTCGCTGGTCGTTACTGGATTTGTAATCTTCGCTATAAAAAGGAGGATTGGAAACAATTAAATCGTACTCGTCTTCGGGTTCTTCTACAAATTCGTCCAAGCCGGCGTGAAAACAAAACAAACGGTCGTTCCAAGGGGAATTTTCGAAATTATCCGTAGCTTGTTCGTAGGCATCTTCGTCAATTTCCAAAGCATCGATTTGTTCTGCTGAACTTCTTTGCGCCAACATCAAAGCAATGATTCCGGTTCCCGTTCCAATGTCTAAAATGCTAAAAGGATTATTTTCAACAGTAGTCCAAG comes from the Flavobacterium limnophilum genome and includes:
- a CDS encoding Mrp/NBP35 family ATP-binding protein, with the translated sequence MKLDRKEILKALETITVAGEGKNMVESGAIANVVTFGDEVVVDLVLHAPALHIRKRAEEDINKTILEKVSAEAKVKINVKIETPEKVEIKGKAIPGIQNIIAVASGKGGVGKSTVTANLAVSLAKMGFSVGILDADIYGPSMPIMFDVETAKPLSVEVDGKSKMKPIENYDVKILSIGFFTSPSQAVMWRGPMAAKALNQMIFDADWGELDFLLIDLPPGTGDIHLSIVQSLPITGAVVVSTPQAVALADAKKGVAMFMSEAINVPVLGIIENMAYFTPEELPNNKYYIFGKEGAKNLAEDLAVPFLGEVPIVQSIREAGDFGRPAALQTGSIIETVFENITRNVVQEVVSRNENLPATEAVKITTMAGCSSVKK
- a CDS encoding NifU family protein produces the protein MTTEEITNNVLKALEEIRPFLNSDGGDIKLISIEDDKHVKVRLEGACTSCSVSHMTLRAGVETTIKKYAPEIETVVNIA
- a CDS encoding 2Fe-2S iron-sulfur cluster-binding protein, whose protein sequence is MDVLIKIKDREGAVHELQAPTDMAMNIMELCKAYELPVEGTCGGMAMCASCQCYVLNKVELPSMGDDEEAMLSEAFHVKPNSRLGCQIPITMDLEGLELELAPE
- a CDS encoding 2Fe-2S iron-sulfur cluster-binding protein, which translates into the protein MDISVKITDRRGQTHEVKVPTDMGLNMMQVVQAYELEPFGTVGMCGGKLMCPTCQCYVQNEVNLPEKREEELGTLSRLLHVKSNSRLSCQIPVTKELDGIEIELAPLF
- a CDS encoding DUF3050 domain-containing protein, with translation MKIATINRRIQPQKKLLLQHSLYGKVKNIESLNCFLENHVYAVWDFMSLLKALQAKLTCTTTPWFATENPEIRYLINEIVLAEESDLTIDGRHLSHYEMYIEAMQACGADTAGIEHFLSELNSLHNIFVAIKKSNLHPNIKTFLDFTFRIIDEGKTHEIAAAFTFGREDLIPSMFTVILKNFQENFPETDLSKLIYYFERHIELDADEHGPMAMKMISELCGTDAQKWAEAEAVSVLALEKRIGLWNAIEEQIMMKMEMA
- a CDS encoding acyl-CoA dehydrogenase family protein → MKPDLFQAPDYYNLDELLTDEHKLVRQAAREWVKREISPIIEDYAQKAEFPKQIIKGLAEIGAFGPYIPEEYGGAGLDQISYGLIMQEIERGDSGVRSTASVQSSLVMYPIWKYGNEEQRMKYLPKLASGELMGCFGLTEPNYGSDPGSMITHFKDMGDHYLLNGAKMWISNAPFADIAIVWAKDETGRIHGLIVERGMQGFTTPETHNKWSLRASATGELIFDNVKVPKKNLLPNKSGLGAPLGCLDSARYGIAWGAIGAAMDCYDTALRYAKERIQFDKPIAGTQLQQKKLAEMITEITKAQLLTWRLGVLRNEGKATTAQISMAKRNNVNMAIQIAREARQILGGMGITGEYSIMRHMMNLESVITYEGTHDIHLLITGMDITGISAFK
- a CDS encoding carbohydrate porin, which codes for MKTNFTLFLTLFLTLELLAQAPVISNKNFSFGTYGRAGIGYGLGTEAAFPQSLNLNGMGSIGGRFEENDYLELATAMHFKPTNTGKDTTKINVQARFAFYTTQGQLIGNVSNKSIGGITTALPELFAEAKNIMGSDWSVWIGARLFRNDDIHIIDHFYFDDHSGQGVGIQHKNTKFSVIFTGSIDTTSTLPPNFYLNIVNGTPTLGLRNRYVSILEHTLNIRKGYVKLMGEFQRLPAGIAKDNTTQYSYPADYGFVLGAKYNKSISTKLPGSFNAVSARIGTGIANGGDGGSSRTYMTYGAPNLETNSFKKAYSIALTETFLLNLNEKYSLNGYAIYTKSKGASDSDDKAPDYLGKQMLFNQKQDIAFGARGTYYINNWLHLLHELDFAWRKDGTQDFAQMTKFTIAPTLVPTAKRDVWERPHFRFVYSVAHYNQFAADNLYSPYLAQSGTKSWGQYIGVKMEWWIW
- a CDS encoding tRNA1(Val) (adenine(37)-N6)-methyltransferase, encoding MSKFQFKQFSLEQDRCAMKIGTDGVLLGAWTTVENNPFSILDIGTGTGIIALMLAQRSSAEQIDALEIDEDAYEQATDNFENSPWNDRLFCFHAGLDEFVEEPEDEYDLIVSNPPFYSEDYKSSNDQRDLARFQDAMPFEDLMEAAALLLSENGIFSVIIPFKEEESFLALAKEYELFPLKITRVKGTPTTEIKRSLLAFSRNETPNFPIDELVIENARHLYTPEYIALTKDFYLKM